The following is a genomic window from Bacteroidales bacterium.
AAGGTCGTGAGGTGAAACAAAATGAAAATTCAAGTAAAGAACTATCCGCTCAAATGGCGCAGTTTGTTAAAAATAACGAGCAAAAAGCTGCTGATGAGCGTGCTAATTGGACTTACTTAGATTTTTACAAGAAAGATCCTGAAGCATTGTCATTAATGCAAAAAAATGAGCCGGAAAAATATGCAAAACTTGAAAAAGACTTTGCAGAGCAGGCAAAAAAAGAAAATCTAGTTTACTAACCAAAAAAAATAACAAAAAGATGAAGAAGTTTTTTTCAATTTTAATCACATTCGCAGTAATGCTCACGTTTGGCGCATTAGCCGCATTTAGCTGCGACCTTCAAACCGCAATTTTTGCAGGAACAACCCTGGCGGCAGCTCCGACGTTGCCAACTCAGAAGATTGTTTTTTTACAATCATTAAAAGAGGAATACAAGTCAATTGACACCTGGCTTAACGCAGTAGAGGATTTGAGCTCATTTGTAGAAGATGGACAGACGTTGGTTTTTCCCGAAGCTGGAGCGGCTCCTGTTGTTTATAAAAATAAAACCTCTGATATTGACGCTGTAGAACCAGAAGAAACGGTACATAAAGAAGAATTAGACGTGTATGATTCTCAAAACTACAAGCTCCGCAATGTCTATTTGCACGCGCTACCTTATGACAAAATTCAACACTACACAAAGAAATCTGCAAATTCTATCATAGAAAAAGAATTAGCAGACGCTTACTACAATTTTGCACCTGAAAGTGCTGGTGCCAAAAAGATTATTTTACCAGCAACAGGCGCAGTTGTTAAAGAAGAGGTGATTATAGAACCTTATTATGATGGCATTCTGATAGCAGGCTCAGGTGTTAATTCCGGCAATGCAAATGCTATAGACGACAATAACTTCCCAAATCTTGAACTTCAAAGCGGAACTATCACATATGCACATGACACAAAAACTTTTACGTTAAATAGCGTAAATGCTAATGTGTTTTCTGAATGTCTTATATATATTACAGATGGTGCCGAAAATGCTGATTATAAAATCAATCTTATAGGTAATAGCGTTATAAATGTTGAAGGTCATAATGCTATTTGGACATTTCGCAATCTTACTATTCAAGGTAATGGCTCGTTAGAACTTGTATCAAACACCAGTTGTGGAATTTATGTTAATAATAGTACGCTTAATATAAAAAATACCAAAGTAGAAGCTAAAGGTAATTGGGGTATTGCAGGTGTTAATGGCTCTAGTGGCGAAATTTTAATAATAGATAACTCTACTGTAAAAGCAACGGGTAGTAATGGTAGTATATGTCTTTTTCAAAGCATTACACACCCTAATTGCAAAATCATTCAGCCTGAAGGTGCAGCAGTTGCTAATAATGGCTCTAATGGGCAAGCTGTAATGCTAAACGGCTCAGTTGTTAAATCAGAGGTGGTTATAGTACCATTTTATGGTATTCAAATAGCAGGCACAAAACTTAATAGTGTCAATGCAGGAAATATAAATAACACTAACTTCCCAAATCTGGGGCTTACAGAAGGTACTATTACTTATGACCATATTGGAAAAACTTTTACATTAACAGATGTAATAGCGACTGTAACTTCTGGCATGTTTATAGAAATTTTAAATACTGCTGAAGATGCTGATTATAAAATCAATCTTATAGGTAACAGTGTTATAACCGTTGAAAGCCATGGTATTTGGACATCTCGTAATCTTGCTGTCGAAGGTAATGGCTCGTTAGAAATTGTATCAAGCGGTGTTGGATTTTTTGTTGATGATAATAGCACACTTTATATAAAAAATACCAAAGTAGAAGTTAAAGGTGTTTTTGGTATTAAAGGTGTTAATGGCACTATGGGCGAAATTTTAATAATCGAAAATTCCACTGTAAAAGCTACTGGTAGTAGTGGCAGTATATGCGATTTACAAAGCATTACACATCCTGAATGCAAAATTATCCAGCCAGAAGGTGCGGCAGTTGCTAATAATGGCTCTGATGGACA
Proteins encoded in this region:
- a CDS encoding T9SS type A sorting domain-containing protein — protein: MKKFFSILITFAVMLTFGALAAFSCDLQTAIFAGTTLAAAPTLPTQKIVFLQSLKEEYKSIDTWLNAVEDLSSFVEDGQTLVFPEAGAAPVVYKNKTSDIDAVEPEETVHKEELDVYDSQNYKLRNVYLHALPYDKIQHYTKKSANSIIEKELADAYYNFAPESAGAKKIILPATGAVVKEEVIIEPYYDGILIAGSGVNSGNANAIDDNNFPNLELQSGTITYAHDTKTFTLNSVNANVFSECLIYITDGAENADYKINLIGNSVINVEGHNAIWTFRNLTIQGNGSLELVSNTSCGIYVNNSTLNIKNTKVEAKGNWGIAGVNGSSGEILIIDNSTVKATGSNGSICLFQSITHPNCKIIQPEGAAVANNGSNGQAVMLNGSVVKSEVVIVPFYGIQIAGTKLNSVNAGNINNTNFPNLGLTEGTITYDHIGKTFTLTDVIATVTSGMFIEILNTAEDADYKINLIGNSVITVESHGIWTSRNLAVEGNGSLEIVSSGVGFFVDDNSTLYIKNTKVEVKGVFGIKGVNGTMGEILIIENSTVKATGSSGSICDLQSITHPECKIIQPEGAAVANNGSDGQAVMLNGSLVKSEVILTPNSGVNDVDAETAFSIYPNPANNLINIITENANELITISDLSGKVVYSEQASKKQNSIDISQLSVGMYIVRIGEKATKFVKE